From Cecembia calidifontis, one genomic window encodes:
- a CDS encoding aldehyde dehydrogenase family protein, with translation MLDKFGIKEALQRLGVSNQNLGTSTGNQWIKTNGDYFGSFSPVDAALIGKIQTTDESAYEAVVQKAEEAFKIWRAKPAPQRGEIVRQIGNALREVKEDLGKLVSYEMGKSYQEGLGEVQEMIDICDFAVGLSRQLYGLTMHSERPGHRMYEQWHPLGVIGIISAFNFPVAVWSWNSMIAWVCGDVCIWKPSEKAPLSAVACQHIVAKVFKDNGLPEGISNLIVGDYKVGEMMTKDKRLPLISATGSVRMGKIVGQEVAGRLGRSLLELGGNNGIIITEHADLDIAVRGALFGAVGTAGQRCTSTRRLIIQESVYETVKERLASAYNKLVIGNPLDAKNHVGPLIDKAAVVMYLKAIEKVKAEGGKEVVKGGVLDGPGFESGCYVKPCIIEVESHFEMVQEETFAPILYIMKYRTLEEAIAMHNAVPQGLSSAIMTLNMREAEFFLSASGSDCGIANVNIGTSGAEIGGAFGGEKETGGGRESGSDSWKAYMRRQTNTINYSTALPLAQGIKFEI, from the coding sequence ATGTTAGATAAATTTGGCATCAAAGAAGCATTGCAAAGGCTGGGGGTCAGCAATCAGAACCTTGGAACCTCTACCGGGAACCAGTGGATAAAGACCAATGGAGATTATTTCGGCTCTTTTTCGCCTGTGGATGCTGCGCTCATAGGAAAAATTCAGACCACTGATGAATCGGCTTATGAGGCCGTGGTCCAAAAGGCGGAAGAAGCTTTTAAGATTTGGAGGGCAAAGCCCGCTCCTCAAAGAGGTGAGATCGTCAGGCAAATAGGAAATGCCTTGAGAGAGGTGAAGGAAGATCTTGGGAAATTGGTTTCTTATGAGATGGGTAAATCTTATCAGGAGGGCTTGGGAGAAGTACAGGAAATGATCGATATATGTGATTTTGCGGTTGGACTTTCCAGGCAGTTGTACGGTTTGACCATGCATTCCGAAAGGCCGGGCCATAGGATGTATGAGCAATGGCATCCGCTAGGTGTGATAGGAATCATTTCTGCTTTTAATTTTCCTGTTGCTGTCTGGTCTTGGAACAGCATGATTGCCTGGGTATGTGGTGATGTCTGTATCTGGAAACCCTCTGAAAAAGCACCTCTGTCCGCTGTGGCATGTCAACATATCGTTGCCAAGGTATTTAAAGACAATGGTCTTCCGGAAGGGATTTCGAATTTGATTGTGGGAGATTACAAGGTGGGTGAAATGATGACCAAAGATAAAAGGCTTCCTCTCATATCCGCCACAGGATCTGTCCGTATGGGTAAAATCGTAGGGCAGGAGGTGGCCGGCAGGTTAGGGAGGTCTTTGTTGGAGTTAGGGGGCAATAACGGCATCATCATCACCGAGCATGCTGATTTGGATATTGCTGTCAGAGGAGCTTTGTTTGGAGCAGTGGGGACAGCAGGCCAGCGTTGTACTTCCACAAGGCGGTTGATTATCCAAGAGTCTGTTTATGAAACGGTAAAAGAAAGGTTGGCTTCTGCATACAATAAACTTGTCATCGGTAATCCCTTGGATGCAAAGAATCATGTTGGTCCATTGATTGACAAGGCAGCTGTGGTTATGTACCTCAAAGCCATAGAGAAAGTGAAGGCGGAAGGAGGAAAAGAGGTGGTAAAAGGAGGGGTATTAGATGGTCCTGGATTTGAGTCGGGTTGTTATGTAAAGCCTTGTATTATTGAAGTGGAAAGTCATTTCGAGATGGTTCAGGAGGAAACCTTTGCCCCGATTTTGTATATCATGAAATACAGGACTTTGGAAGAGGCGATTGCCATGCACAATGCTGTGCCACAGGGCTTATCCTCAGCCATCATGACCCTCAATATGAGGGAAGCAGAATTTTTCCTTTCTGCTTCGGGTTCTGATTGTGGCATTGCCAATGTGAATATAGGTACTTCCGGTGCTGAAATAGGAGGAGCTTTTGGAGGAGAAAAGGAAACCGGTGGAGGAAGAGAGTCCGGATCTGATTCCTGGAAAGCCTATATGAGGCGACAGACCAATACCATTAATTATAGTACTGCACTGCCGTTGGCACAGGGGATTAAGTTTGAAATTTAA
- a CDS encoding DUF4421 domain-containing protein, whose protein sequence is MQQNSRPLADFSGYQLLFFLALFFLIPPKKTFAQDTTYYESYKNYLTTRLYTSRKYTALTVLDKFDDSRWRFEPNSNLNLGVGATYNDVTLNIGLGFGFMNPERGRGDTKMLDLQAHIYPKNFVIDLFAQFYTGYYLRRLDDEIFTLNPVLYPDLTVRMFGANFQYLFNGDKLSMKAAFLQSARQKKSAGSLLAGFEAFGGFADNRGLFFPEDRVPLNRNFSRLGFFQLGPNAGYVHTLVFLKHFFITGMVSANLDLGKNYLDMAERRDFRWSAQPNFFARGFLGYNSPKWSINANYVRSYVRMSTVDDFNPAFITGNYRINLIYRFLPGLKLQRYLDYVEPSRYLPSKWRQKTKN, encoded by the coding sequence ATGCAACAAAACTCCAGGCCTTTAGCTGATTTCTCTGGATATCAATTGCTGTTTTTCCTTGCCTTATTTTTTTTGATTCCTCCAAAAAAAACCTTTGCTCAGGATACAACCTATTATGAGTCTTATAAAAATTACCTGACTACCCGTCTCTACACATCGAGGAAATATACCGCTTTGACAGTCCTGGATAAGTTTGATGATTCCCGCTGGAGGTTTGAGCCCAATTCTAATTTAAATCTTGGGGTTGGGGCTACCTACAATGATGTCACTTTGAATATAGGTTTAGGATTCGGGTTTATGAATCCCGAAAGAGGTAGGGGAGATACCAAGATGCTTGACCTTCAGGCCCACATTTATCCAAAGAATTTTGTGATCGATCTCTTTGCACAGTTTTATACTGGCTACTATCTCAGGAGATTGGATGATGAAATTTTCACACTCAATCCTGTCCTTTATCCTGATCTGACAGTAAGGATGTTTGGTGCTAACTTTCAGTATTTATTTAATGGGGATAAGCTTTCTATGAAGGCGGCTTTTTTACAGAGTGCCAGGCAGAAAAAATCAGCGGGGAGTCTTTTGGCGGGTTTTGAAGCCTTTGGAGGTTTTGCGGATAACCGCGGGCTTTTTTTTCCGGAAGACCGAGTTCCTCTCAATAGGAATTTTTCCCGGTTAGGTTTTTTCCAGTTGGGGCCTAATGCGGGATATGTGCATACCTTGGTTTTCCTGAAGCATTTTTTTATTACAGGTATGGTATCCGCTAACTTGGACTTAGGAAAAAATTATTTGGATATGGCGGAAAGAAGGGATTTCAGATGGAGTGCGCAGCCCAATTTTTTTGCAAGGGGATTTTTGGGGTATAATTCCCCAAAATGGTCTATCAATGCGAATTATGTAAGGAGCTATGTCAGGATGTCCACCGTTGATGATTTTAATCCTGCTTTTATCACAGGTAATTATCGGATTAATCTGATTTACCGATTTTTGCCAGGGCTCAAGCTCCAACGGTATCTGGACTATGTGGAACCGTCCAGGTATTTGCCTTCAAAATGGAGACAAAAGACCAAAAATTAG
- a CDS encoding pyridoxal phosphate-dependent aminotransferase — protein sequence MTSVLSDRINQMEESATLAMAKKARELKAQGKDIISLSLGEPDFKTPKHIQEAAKAAIDEGKYFAYPPVAGYQDLREAIAKKLREENKITEAKAENIVVSTGAKHSIANVFMCLINEGDEVVIFSPYWVSYAEIIKLAGGIPVTIEGTLENNFKATAQQLEEAITDKTKAVIYSSPCNPTGSVFSKEELEAIAEVVKKRENLFVIADEIYELINFTGKHTSIASFPGMFERTITVNGFSKGYAMTGWRVGYICAPVFIAKACEKMQGQFTSGGTGIAQRAALAAISGDQTPSKEMEKAYLKRRDLVLKLIQEIPGFKTHVPEGAFYFFPDITYFFGKSADGFTIKNADDFCLYLLEKANVSLVTGEAFGAPNCVRLSYAASEEELVEAMKRIKEACALLK from the coding sequence ATGACATCAGTTCTATCCGACCGCATCAATCAAATGGAAGAATCGGCCACTTTGGCCATGGCTAAAAAAGCCAGGGAGTTGAAAGCCCAGGGCAAAGATATTATCAGCTTAAGTTTGGGGGAACCTGATTTTAAGACACCTAAACACATTCAGGAAGCTGCTAAGGCAGCCATTGATGAAGGAAAATATTTTGCCTATCCTCCTGTAGCGGGATATCAAGACTTAAGAGAGGCAATCGCCAAAAAACTTAGGGAAGAAAATAAAATAACAGAAGCTAAGGCTGAAAATATTGTCGTTTCTACCGGTGCGAAACACAGTATTGCCAATGTCTTCATGTGTTTGATCAATGAAGGGGACGAGGTGGTGATTTTCTCTCCGTATTGGGTTTCTTATGCGGAAATCATCAAATTGGCAGGAGGGATCCCGGTTACTATAGAGGGTACATTGGAAAACAACTTCAAAGCCACTGCCCAGCAATTGGAAGAAGCCATTACAGATAAAACTAAAGCAGTCATCTATTCTTCTCCCTGCAACCCAACAGGGTCGGTTTTTAGCAAGGAAGAACTTGAGGCAATCGCTGAAGTGGTGAAGAAGAGAGAAAATCTTTTCGTGATTGCTGATGAGATTTATGAGCTGATCAATTTCACAGGAAAGCATACAAGTATTGCCTCTTTCCCCGGAATGTTTGAAAGAACCATCACTGTCAATGGATTCTCCAAAGGTTATGCCATGACTGGTTGGAGGGTAGGATATATCTGTGCTCCTGTATTCATAGCTAAGGCCTGTGAAAAAATGCAGGGACAATTCACCTCAGGAGGTACAGGTATTGCCCAAAGGGCTGCCTTGGCAGCTATATCAGGTGATCAGACTCCTTCAAAAGAAATGGAGAAGGCTTACCTCAAGAGAAGAGATTTGGTTTTGAAACTTATCCAGGAAATCCCGGGATTTAAAACCCATGTTCCTGAAGGGGCTTTCTATTTCTTCCCAGATATTACTTATTTCTTCGGGAAATCAGCCGATGGGTTTACTATAAAGAATGCAGATGATTTCTGCCTGTATCTTTTGGAAAAAGCAAACGTTTCATTGGTGACCGGAGAAGCTTTTGGTGCGCCTAATTGCGTCAGATTGTCTTATGCGGCTTCCGAAGAAGAACTTGTAGAAGCTATGAAAAGGATCAAAGAGGCTTGTGCCCTTTTGAAATAA
- a CDS encoding toxin-antitoxin system YwqK family antitoxin → MIRKFFIFILLVQFSQIALAQSKKKKNKAEDPDSSGVVSDILMPTNLPLLLFDERERKEKKKKEKKSNRKNIYYGERTKRVRIRTNFRSQSQLQNFFITTQRKVVDPYIRDIFWYDKKDNMVRTKDFDPSKGYLLHGPYTKYINETVIEEGNFYYGTRHGIWLKFDDKSVLLDKLHFSEGWPKDSRVTYYNQASQQIETLTPIEYELKEGNFFHFFEDGQIAVSGEYHFGEKVGLWTEYWNHKNKVVKKREIQYQEQPFTKNFRPFIRAEWDKDGNLVYRNEERARN, encoded by the coding sequence ATGATCAGGAAATTCTTCATTTTCATTTTACTGGTTCAGTTTAGCCAAATAGCTTTGGCACAGAGCAAAAAAAAGAAAAACAAAGCCGAAGACCCTGACTCCTCTGGAGTGGTGAGTGATATATTGATGCCTACCAATCTTCCCTTATTATTATTTGATGAACGTGAGCGAAAAGAGAAAAAGAAAAAAGAGAAAAAGAGCAATCGCAAAAATATTTACTACGGGGAAAGAACAAAAAGGGTAAGAATCAGGACAAACTTCAGGAGCCAAAGCCAACTGCAGAACTTTTTTATAACAACACAAAGAAAAGTCGTAGACCCTTACATAAGGGACATTTTCTGGTATGACAAAAAAGACAATATGGTAAGAACAAAGGATTTTGATCCATCAAAAGGCTATCTCCTACATGGTCCGTACACCAAATATATCAATGAAACTGTGATAGAAGAAGGTAACTTTTATTACGGTACAAGACATGGGATCTGGCTCAAATTTGATGACAAAAGCGTATTGTTGGATAAATTGCACTTTTCTGAGGGTTGGCCAAAAGATTCAAGGGTCACCTATTACAACCAAGCTTCACAACAGATTGAGACCCTTACCCCTATTGAATATGAATTGAAAGAGGGTAACTTCTTCCATTTTTTTGAAGATGGACAAATTGCAGTTTCCGGTGAGTACCATTTTGGTGAAAAAGTGGGACTGTGGACAGAATACTGGAACCATAAAAATAAAGTAGTTAAAAAAAGAGAAATCCAGTACCAGGAACAACCTTTTACAAAAAACTTCAGGCCATTTATCCGGGCTGAATGGGACAAAGACGGCAATTTGGTCTACAGGAATGAGGAAAGAGCGAGAAACTAA
- a CDS encoding MarR family winged helix-turn-helix transcriptional regulator — translation MTQEQFSKYSFLLDRTAKRVKQYAQRKFKLGDFDLTVDQWLIMKNLSENELLSQAELAQLVFKDQPTLTRIIDILSKKGYVERIPHPLDRRSFQLVLTEAGNAKVQELKPKVASIREKAWENLNEQDFEEFKRILNTIYKNLE, via the coding sequence ATGACACAGGAGCAATTCAGTAAATATTCTTTCCTTTTGGACAGGACAGCAAAACGGGTAAAGCAGTATGCCCAAAGGAAATTTAAATTGGGAGATTTTGACCTGACAGTAGATCAATGGCTGATCATGAAAAACCTGTCAGAAAATGAACTGCTCAGTCAGGCGGAATTAGCACAGTTGGTTTTCAAGGATCAACCTACCTTGACAAGAATAATAGATATACTAAGCAAAAAAGGATATGTGGAAAGGATTCCCCATCCTCTCGACAGGAGAAGTTTTCAATTGGTTCTGACTGAAGCAGGAAATGCAAAGGTTCAGGAACTCAAACCCAAAGTAGCTTCTATACGCGAAAAGGCCTGGGAAAACTTGAATGAACAGGATTTTGAAGAATTCAAAAGGATCCTTAACACCATCTACAAAAACCTGGAATGA
- a CDS encoding NAD(P)/FAD-dependent oxidoreductase — translation MISTDICIIGAGPVGLFAVFEAGLLKMRCHLVDYLPQVGGQLSEIYPQKPIYDIPGYPEIKAQELVDNLMEQIKPFQPTFTLGERVEHLNKQADGSYIVVTNENTQIHAKVIVIAGGLGVFEPRKPALEKLDHFEGKGVAYMVKNPETFRNKKVVLAGGGDSALDWTIYLANVAERVTLVHRNETFRGAPDSAAKVFDLANNGKIDLILSANLKELGGNGKLSSVTLEGKNKEEIVIDADYLIPLFGLSPKLGPIADWGLSIDKNAIEVDTRDYSTGVERIYAIGDINTYPGKLKLILCGFHEAAIMMHSAFKYVYPDQKLSFKYTTVNGVNAF, via the coding sequence ATGATTTCTACTGACATTTGTATCATTGGGGCAGGACCGGTAGGCCTTTTTGCTGTATTTGAAGCTGGCTTATTGAAGATGCGTTGCCATCTGGTGGATTACTTGCCGCAAGTAGGTGGACAACTATCTGAAATTTATCCTCAGAAACCCATATATGACATCCCCGGATATCCTGAGATCAAAGCCCAGGAGTTGGTAGACAATCTGATGGAACAGATCAAACCGTTTCAGCCGACTTTCACTTTGGGGGAAAGAGTGGAGCACCTCAATAAGCAAGCAGATGGTTCCTACATCGTGGTCACCAATGAAAATACACAAATCCATGCAAAAGTAATTGTTATAGCGGGTGGGCTGGGCGTATTTGAACCAAGGAAGCCGGCCCTGGAAAAACTGGATCATTTTGAGGGAAAAGGTGTTGCCTATATGGTGAAAAATCCGGAAACCTTCAGAAACAAGAAAGTTGTACTGGCAGGCGGAGGTGATTCTGCATTGGACTGGACCATATATTTGGCCAATGTGGCAGAAAGGGTAACCTTAGTGCATAGAAATGAGACGTTCAGAGGTGCACCTGATTCAGCCGCCAAGGTTTTTGATCTGGCCAACAATGGAAAAATTGACCTTATCCTATCAGCTAACCTGAAAGAACTTGGCGGAAACGGCAAACTGTCAAGTGTTACCCTCGAAGGAAAAAACAAAGAAGAAATTGTCATTGATGCAGATTACCTGATCCCTTTGTTTGGACTGAGCCCAAAACTTGGCCCGATTGCAGACTGGGGATTGAGTATTGACAAAAATGCCATAGAAGTGGACACCAGGGATTATTCCACTGGAGTAGAAAGGATTTACGCCATAGGCGATATCAATACCTATCCCGGAAAACTTAAGCTGATTTTATGCGGATTCCATGAAGCTGCCATCATGATGCACTCTGCCTTCAAGTATGTGTACCCTGATCAAAAGCTAAGCTTCAAATACACCACTGTTAACGGAGTAAATGCATTTTAA
- a CDS encoding 2Fe-2S iron-sulfur cluster-binding protein produces MVTFTVEDHDGNRQTVEAPDDMGLSLMEVLKASEYPVLATCGGMALCATCHVEILEGEDALGEATDVELDQLENLPEYFPTSRLACQVRISPLLEGAVIKLRGEDN; encoded by the coding sequence ATGGTAACATTTACAGTTGAAGATCATGACGGAAACCGTCAGACCGTAGAAGCTCCTGATGATATGGGCTTAAGCTTAATGGAAGTATTGAAAGCTTCCGAATACCCCGTTCTGGCTACTTGTGGAGGCATGGCACTCTGCGCTACCTGCCATGTAGAAATCTTAGAAGGAGAGGATGCATTGGGAGAGGCAACAGATGTAGAATTGGACCAATTGGAAAATCTTCCTGAGTATTTTCCGACCAGCAGGTTAGCCTGTCAGGTGAGGATAAGCCCATTACTTGAAGGGGCTGTAATAAAACTGAGAGGAGAAGATAATTAA
- a CDS encoding cation:proton antiporter, with protein sequence MILLAELNFNLPWSNPVLIFSSILFIILFAPILLNRIKIPQLIGLIVAGAVIGPNGINLLQRDSSVILFGTVGLLYIMFLAGLEVDMADFKKNSNKSIIFGLYTFLIPMIVGTVAGFYLLEFSFPSSVLLASMFASHTLLAYPIISKMGIAKNKAVNIAVGGTVITDTLALLVLAVVVGVSVGELTSDFWIRLIVSLIIFAAIVSFIFPILGRWFFKRFDDNISQYIFVLALVFLAAFLAEAAGVEAIIGAFLAGLALNKLIPHTSPLMNRIEFVGNALFIPFFLIGVGMLIDFRVFFNDLETIKVAVVMTVVATLCKYLAALLTQKTFNFSAAQRDVIFGLSNAQAAATLAAVLVGYNIILGEAEDGTPIRLLSESVLNGSILMILVTCTIASFVAQKGATKLALEEEDGEDENDGKSTEEKILIPVNYPENISELINLGVTIKTQSQKDALIALNIIPSDSEDPSKEKYAKKLLEKASICAAATDNNLTELIRYDSNVINGITNAVKENKATDIILGLHKDAGISGSFLGKLTEGILGKINVTALIYNSVQPLNTVARYLVVVPQNAEKEMGFAFWLLRIWNIGRNTGAKLIFYGSKETLKYIKQVQKKFSVEADFLEFSDWEDFLILAKDLKENDALVVVMSRKSGASYESQMEKLPKYLNKYFMQNNYVLIYPMQFNFDDKDMNSYGSAPLLKPIMSGVDSLENFTQLVGQLFKKK encoded by the coding sequence ATGATTTTATTAGCGGAGTTGAACTTTAATTTACCTTGGTCTAATCCGGTTTTGATTTTTTCAAGTATCCTATTTATTATACTTTTTGCCCCCATTTTGTTAAACAGAATTAAAATCCCCCAATTGATAGGCTTAATTGTCGCCGGTGCGGTGATTGGGCCCAATGGGATTAATCTTTTGCAAAGGGACAGCAGTGTAATTCTTTTTGGAACCGTAGGTCTTTTGTATATCATGTTCTTGGCAGGGTTGGAAGTGGATATGGCTGATTTCAAAAAGAACAGTAATAAATCAATAATATTTGGCCTTTACACATTTCTGATTCCCATGATAGTGGGTACAGTGGCAGGGTTTTATCTTTTGGAATTTTCTTTTCCTTCTTCAGTTTTACTGGCATCCATGTTTGCTTCCCATACTTTATTGGCTTACCCTATCATCAGTAAGATGGGAATTGCAAAAAATAAAGCAGTAAATATAGCAGTGGGCGGAACTGTAATCACGGATACCCTTGCCCTCTTGGTGCTTGCCGTGGTAGTAGGTGTTTCTGTGGGGGAACTTACCAGTGATTTTTGGATCAGGTTGATTGTTTCATTGATCATTTTTGCTGCCATCGTAAGTTTTATTTTTCCAATATTAGGGAGATGGTTTTTTAAAAGGTTCGATGACAACATCTCACAGTACATTTTTGTGCTCGCTTTGGTTTTTCTGGCGGCATTCCTGGCAGAAGCTGCAGGGGTAGAGGCCATTATAGGGGCCTTCTTGGCGGGTTTGGCATTAAATAAACTGATCCCCCATACTTCCCCGTTGATGAACAGGATCGAGTTTGTGGGGAATGCGCTTTTCATCCCCTTTTTCCTGATAGGAGTAGGGATGTTGATTGATTTCCGGGTTTTCTTCAATGATTTAGAAACCATCAAGGTGGCAGTGGTAATGACAGTAGTGGCTACATTGTGCAAATACCTGGCAGCTTTGCTGACACAAAAGACATTTAATTTTTCCGCCGCACAAAGGGATGTGATTTTTGGGTTGAGCAATGCCCAGGCAGCAGCCACACTTGCAGCGGTATTGGTGGGTTATAATATCATTCTGGGAGAGGCCGAAGATGGTACTCCTATCAGGCTATTGAGTGAAAGTGTGCTGAACGGAAGTATTTTGATGATTTTGGTTACCTGTACCATTGCTTCTTTTGTGGCCCAAAAGGGTGCTACAAAATTAGCATTGGAAGAAGAAGACGGAGAAGATGAGAATGATGGAAAAAGTACGGAAGAAAAAATCCTCATCCCGGTAAATTATCCTGAAAACATTTCAGAATTGATCAACTTGGGCGTGACCATTAAAACGCAATCCCAAAAAGACGCATTGATAGCTTTGAATATTATCCCTTCGGATTCTGAAGACCCTTCCAAAGAGAAATATGCCAAAAAACTTTTGGAAAAAGCCAGTATCTGTGCCGCAGCAACGGACAATAACCTTACGGAACTGATCCGGTACGATTCCAATGTGATCAATGGGATTACCAATGCAGTAAAGGAAAACAAGGCAACGGATATCATCCTTGGTCTCCATAAAGATGCAGGGATATCGGGATCGTTTTTAGGGAAACTTACTGAAGGCATCCTGGGAAAAATCAATGTAACTGCCTTAATTTATAATAGCGTGCAGCCACTCAATACGGTTGCCAGATATTTGGTAGTAGTACCGCAGAATGCTGAAAAAGAAATGGGTTTTGCCTTTTGGTTGCTGAGGATTTGGAATATTGGAAGGAATACGGGAGCAAAGCTTATTTTTTATGGATCAAAGGAGACACTTAAATATATCAAACAGGTACAGAAAAAATTTAGTGTAGAGGCGGACTTTTTAGAGTTTTCCGACTGGGAAGATTTCTTAATCCTAGCAAAGGACCTTAAAGAAAACGATGCCCTTGTGGTCGTGATGAGCAGAAAAAGTGGGGCATCCTATGAAAGTCAGATGGAAAAACTTCCTAAGTACCTGAACAAATATTTTATGCAGAACAACTACGTATTGATCTATCCCATGCAGTTCAATTTTGACGACAAGGATATGAATTCCTACGGTAGTGCGCCCCTGCTTAAGCCTATCATGTCCGGAGTTGATAGTTTGGAAAATTTCACCCAATTGGTAGGTCAGTTGTTCAAAAAGAAATAA
- the scpA gene encoding methylmalonyl-CoA mutase has protein sequence MRPDIKQLKFSNTSQPDNVASEIWETAEKIPVPSVFSKEITKGFSHLAYVAGIPPYLRGPYSTMYVMRPWTIRQYAGFSTAEESNAFYRRNLAAGQKGLSVAFDLATHRGYDSDHPRVVGDVGKAGVAIDSILDMKVLFDGIPLDQMSVSMTMNGAVIPILAFYIVAAEEQGVKADQLSGTIQNDILKEFMVRNTYIYPPQPSMKIIADIFEFTSRHMPKFNSISISGYHMQEAGATADLELAYTLADGLEYLRAGIAAGLDIDDFAPRLSFFWAIGMNHFMEIAKMRAGRLIWSKIVNQFNPKDPKSLALRTHCQTSGWSLTEQDAFNNVTRTTVEAMAAALGHTQSLHTNSFDEAIALPTDFSARIARNTQLYLQEETGITKTVDPWGGSFYVEYLTDQLAKKAWELIQEVESLGGMAKAIEAGIPKMRIEEAAARKQARIDSGKDIIVGVNRYQTDEEAAFDILEVDNKAVREKQIERLNQLKANRNQKEVEAALGAITEAARTGKGNLLEFAVEAARKRATLGEISFAMEKEFGRHKATVKSISGVYSGEAKDDKSFKEARELADRFAELEGRRPRIMVAKMGQDGHDRGAKVIATGFADLGFDVDIGPLFQTPEEVAMQAVENDVHIVGASSLAAGHKTLVPALIEELKKLGREDIMVIAGGVIPPKDYDFLYDSGVAAVFGPGTVISKAAIEILTKLMQA, from the coding sequence ATGAGACCCGATATAAAGCAATTGAAATTTTCAAACACATCCCAGCCTGACAATGTAGCATCTGAGATTTGGGAAACAGCTGAAAAGATTCCTGTACCTTCTGTGTTTTCAAAGGAAATCACAAAGGGATTTTCCCATTTGGCTTATGTAGCGGGAATACCTCCTTATCTGAGGGGACCGTACAGTACCATGTATGTTATGCGGCCTTGGACAATCCGTCAATATGCAGGTTTTTCTACTGCGGAGGAGTCCAATGCATTTTATAGAAGAAACCTCGCCGCCGGTCAAAAGGGCCTCTCGGTGGCTTTTGACCTGGCTACCCACAGGGGCTATGATTCCGACCATCCCAGGGTAGTAGGGGATGTGGGCAAAGCAGGTGTGGCTATAGATTCCATTTTGGATATGAAGGTCCTGTTTGATGGGATCCCACTTGATCAGATGTCTGTTTCCATGACCATGAACGGTGCGGTGATTCCTATTTTGGCTTTTTATATTGTGGCAGCCGAAGAACAAGGGGTCAAAGCGGATCAGTTGAGCGGTACGATACAAAATGACATCCTGAAAGAATTCATGGTGAGGAATACCTACATTTATCCACCCCAGCCATCCATGAAGATCATAGCCGATATTTTTGAGTTTACTTCACGACACATGCCAAAGTTCAATTCCATTTCTATTTCCGGTTACCACATGCAGGAAGCAGGAGCAACAGCTGACCTTGAATTGGCTTATACTTTGGCAGATGGGCTGGAATATTTGAGAGCAGGTATTGCTGCGGGTCTGGACATAGATGATTTTGCCCCAAGGCTGTCATTCTTTTGGGCAATAGGAATGAATCATTTTATGGAAATTGCCAAGATGCGAGCTGGTAGGTTGATCTGGTCTAAAATTGTCAATCAGTTTAATCCTAAGGATCCTAAATCTCTGGCTTTAAGAACGCACTGTCAGACATCCGGTTGGTCCCTGACAGAGCAGGATGCGTTCAATAACGTGACAAGGACCACTGTTGAAGCGATGGCGGCAGCCTTGGGGCATACCCAGTCTTTACATACCAATTCATTTGATGAAGCCATAGCCCTACCTACGGATTTTTCTGCCAGGATTGCAAGAAACACACAGCTTTATCTTCAGGAAGAGACCGGGATTACCAAGACAGTTGATCCCTGGGGAGGTTCGTTTTATGTGGAATACCTTACCGATCAATTGGCCAAAAAGGCCTGGGAACTAATACAAGAAGTTGAAAGCCTTGGTGGGATGGCAAAGGCAATTGAGGCAGGAATTCCCAAAATGCGGATTGAAGAAGCGGCAGCCAGAAAACAGGCAAGGATAGATAGTGGGAAGGATATCATAGTTGGGGTAAATAGGTACCAAACAGATGAGGAAGCGGCGTTTGATATTCTTGAAGTGGACAATAAGGCGGTGAGAGAGAAGCAGATTGAGAGATTGAACCAACTTAAAGCCAACAGGAATCAAAAGGAAGTGGAAGCCGCATTGGGGGCGATAACAGAGGCTGCAAGGACCGGCAAGGGAAATTTGTTGGAATTTGCGGTGGAGGCAGCAAGAAAAAGAGCTACTTTAGGAGAAATATCCTTTGCCATGGAAAAGGAATTTGGGAGACATAAAGCCACTGTAAAATCTATATCAGGCGTGTATTCAGGAGAGGCCAAAGACGATAAGAGCTTTAAGGAAGCCAGGGAATTGGCGGACCGCTTTGCAGAATTAGAGGGTAGAAGACCAAGGATCATGGTGGCCAAAATGGGTCAGGATGGTCATGACAGGGGGGCAAAAGTGATTGCAACCGGATTTGCTGATCTGGGATTTGATGTGGATATAGGACCGCTTTTCCAAACCCCGGAGGAAGTTGCCATGCAGGCAGTGGAAAATGACGTGCATATAGTAGGTGCTTCTTCTCTTGCTGCCGGGCATAAAACACTCGTGCCGGCATTGATTGAGGAGTTGAAAAAACTTGGCAGGGAGGATATTATGGTTATAGCAGGAGGGGTAATCCCACCAAAGGATTATGATTTTCTTTATGATTCCGGAGTGGCGGCAGTATTCGGTCCCGGTACGGTAATATCCAAGGCTGCCATTGAGATTTTAACCAAATTGATGCAGGCTTGA